tttggaaGTCAACGCTACTCAGGATTTAAGCATTCTTATTCTTGTCACAGCCCGTGATCTTTGACCATAGCCCATATCTGAGTTCATATTTTGGTTAGGTGATCCACTTGACCAAATCCTCAATACTAACACCGGTTATTTCTAGAGAAAATGCTGTTCCTGAAATACACTTCGACCATATCAACATCAAGTTTTCTCATACCAATAACGACAACGCAGAGGCCATCAATGTATGTATTTatattcctaaaataaataacggcttttttgaaaatggatCTGAGGGAAACAATGATCTCTGTGTACGAGCTTTAgctagaattttctttaagGCCTTTAGGGCCTTGGCGAAGCTCGGATCTGGATTGTGCAACTTCCACAAAGATCACACTGCCATCCAAACTAAACCAAAGAGTTTCCCCCTTAGCCCCCATGAAGCTATTCTACTTGAAAATAACATGCACCGAAAAAATTTAAGACAAGATCATCAAAGAtcctttttctattgaaaaaaaaaaaccacaatCAGTTGGCACAGATCAAACCCTCCCAGTTATAAGCTAGATTTCAAAATTAGTCTTTTTTGCTTGAGATGACATCGAAATTTTATTCATGGAATCCGAGATAAGAATATCTTATCAATTCATGTTTCCCAATGAGAAGAGGTGGGGAGGGCATATCCACCGAATAAACCTGAGAATAAGTTCTTTGACTATTAATTTCGACAAACATAGTTGTCATTACAAAATTGGAGGAAACCACCACGAGGCCAAAGAGTGCCCCATATTTAACAGTTCTTCGGCCAGTTATGGAGCTCGGATACACAAATCGTTCGTTAAAAACACGCATTTACAGAAATACGTATTGTTTGAGTCtacttcaaaataaatccTCCTTATAGCAAGGTCATTAAACAGTGATGGTTTATGACAAGTCAAGCCAGCAATTAAGGTTTGACCATGATATTTCTCTAATCAATTCCCTTCTAGTTCCATAATAAATTTTACTGAATTTTATTACAATTGACTACATCATGTCGAACATTCTAGAAACGTTTGATATTTCCGTTATAATCTTCGATGCTACCCTCCTATCTAGATATCTATTCTCTAGCTAAATTTATAGAGAATTTGAAGGGGTTTTTTGCTGCTTGTGTAATGCCCAGACTGAAGTCCATCTATAATTTTTCGCAGTGTCTAGTTGTGCATTCTATAATTGTATATCATAAGGTTGAGGAACTGTACTACAAAGGCTTGCTCAGGATGGCAGTTAACGGAACTGAACTTCGCAATTACTAGATTATAGTCATTTAGAGCTCTTATAGATGGATCTGTCTTCGGCTAAAGGAAATATACTTGTGGACAGCGAATCACATTCATTACAAAATCACAGTGAATAAGAAAAGAGCATTAAGATTGGCTAATTCAAATGAGACATCACTTCGCGACGCACACTTTGAGCATCAAGTGAATTTTGGCGATTAagtcaacaaaaatataaattatgaagaCTAAACGCATTTGTAAGAGGTTAGGCAGAGTGGAGATTGCAGAGATGGAGGTTTTAAATTACCTGGCGGTGCATTCTTTCAATAGCTTTTTGAGATTCCTCTTCAGTAGCATAACGGAGGAAGGCAAATCCTCTTGGTCAATCGGCTACCTTATCCATCGCCAAATTAACTGAAACTTATCACAATTGGTAATAGTTAGCGCCAAATATTAGCTATTGAATTGTATTAACAAAATGCACCAAATATCAGCTAGTCGACGACCTTATACGAGTTGATCGAAGCATTTCGCAAGCTCTCTTCAGTAATCTGGAATGAAAGTCCTGCGCGCGCGAAGATGGAATGATGCAATAAATCCAAATTATCTCCACAGACATCGTTACCAAAATTACGCCTAAATGAAGTGCAAAATACAcaattgagagagaaaatcaaCCACTGACGTAGAGAACCTGCTTGAAGGCGGGCATCATCTTGGAGAAGGCGAAGGTGAACAAGAGACGCATGCCACTGGAAAGAACGGTGAATCTGAAATTGAACGAGTCTTCTTCATAGAGAAGAAGGGGAGTGGCGTAGTACCGTAATTTTTTCACCAGTCCCCTTCTTAAATggatattattgttattattttaagaaggataactaattttaaaattttggactaaatattttactttgtttATAATTTGCACGgtgaaaacttttgaaagtataTTGACTGCACGgtgaaaacttttgaaagtataTTGACTGCACGgtgaaaacttttgaaagtataTTGACTGCACGgtgaaaacttttgaaagtataTTGACTGCACGgtgaaaacttttgaaagtataTTGACTGCACGgtgaaaacttttgaaagtataTTGACTGCACGgtgaaaacttttgaaagtataTTGACTGCACGgtgaaaacttttgaaagtataTTGACTGCACGgtgaaaacttttgaaagtataTTGACTGCACGgtgaaaacttttgaaagtataTTGACTGCACGgtgaaaacttttgaaagtataTTGACTGCACGgtgaaaacttttgaaagtataTTGACTGCACGgtgaaaacttttgaaagtataTTGACTGCACGgtgaaaacttttgaaagtataTTGACTGCACGGTAAAAATAGGTATAGTAGACGAAGTGAGTGAAACTTATCGACTCGCGTTCAAGATTTAAGAACGTGAAGGCGAATATTGGAGGGAAAGAGTCGAGAATCTTAAGATCCAGATTTGGTTGGATGAACAGAAATTTGTAGGGTTCGCTTCCTTTCATCATGAATTCCGTGAACACAAAATCTACGGCGGTGCTCTATCACTATCCATGTCCCGACGGCGCGTTCGCCGCTCTCGCAGCTCATCTCTATTTCTCCGCCGCTTCTCTACCCCCTCTCTTTTTCCCCAATACCGTCTACAATCCCCTCAGGTCGTCTTTTCTCCTGCATTCACCTTCAATCTTGTTGCTTAAACTCTGCACAAACACTAAACTTCACTTTTtaattctactttttctttcagaaCGGACCAGCTTCCCCTGCATCAAATTGACGACGTTTATCTTTTGGATTTTGTGGGGCCGTTTGGATTTGTTGAGGACCTATCTTCTAAAGTTAACAGGTGTTTTTGATGTTCCATGCCCCATTCTTTATGgttctttttttgcttttgatgAACGTGTAATGTCTTTCGTgtgagtgattttgaaatgattaaaattacttttcatgtgagtgattttaaaatgattaaaattacttttcagCTCCATTAAACTACTCTAAACATGCTTTCAAtcgtataaaaaaaatattgtgatTAAAGACATGTTTTTGAGTGATTTTGTTAGAAATCAGGTATCTCTGCAATTggatgatattgttcactttgacccgtaagctctcgtggctttaccTTAAGCTTTCCCAAAAGACATTTCTTGTTTATAAATCCATTATCTTTGCCTAGAGACTCCATCCCAATCCCAACCATCCTCCACTGAATtaaccatttcaaaatcactacTTAAAAAGATGTCCTTTGTTAATTTGGTTAGTTAATTTGGTTAATGCTGCAATCTGGGATTAGGAGGGAAATGGTTGATGCAAATCTGATGTTTGTGTTGGTGTCTGTAACTTTGAATGTTATGAACTTTCGCGTCTAACTCTAATCTCCTTGAGTCATTTAGAAAATTTCTGTAGAACGAATCCTGTGGGTATCATGGAACAAGCTGAGCCTGTTCCAGTTCCATGGTGGGCTCTTTTTCttaatgttatttattaaGTTATTATAGTTGCTTAGAAATTAATgctctttttcccttttttatatCTACTCAAGAGTGGTAATACTGGACCACCACAAGACGGCTCTTGAAAAGCTCAGCGATGAGTCTTCATTTGGTGAAAACGTGACTAAAGTTATAGATATTCAAAGAAGTGGTGCTACAATAGCTTTTGACTATTTCAAGCAAAAGCTAATACAAGATGCTCACGGGAACTTTGACGTTGGTTCTTCCCATTACAAAGTGCTAGATGAATTTGAGCGCATGAGGAGACTTTATGAATACATTGAGGATGGCGATCTTTGGAAGTGGAGTCTTCCAAATAGTAAAGCTCTAAGCAGTGGTTTCAAAGATTTGAATATTGAATATGATACCCTTTTGAATCCTAACTTATTTGATCAGGtaatttctccattttcgTTATCGGTTTTTGAGATTGTTCTCGCTCTGATAGTTATCTGATTTTCTGATACCTGAGGATGCGCGGCTGTTCAAGCTTGTTTGTCTAGACATCAAGTGTCTTCTTCATCGCTTATGTGTTTTTGCAGTTACTATCTCTGGATATGGAGACTATGATTAGTCGAGGAATAGCAAGTTTAgcacacaaacaaaaattaatagagGATGCTCTTAATCAATCGTATAGCATTACACTCGGTGGTGGAGCTTTTGGACGTTGTCTGGTATGGCCACTAGTTCCACTCTCATTACCTTATATACATCTTTCTAGcagaattgaaatttgttatttatcaCGTTGTctgaattattaataaaacaagTAGTCGTTTATGTTGGCTTGattaaaacttataaaatagTTGCTATGAATTCAAGCAACCAAATGTGTTTGAGGTCTTCGTTCCTGGTCACGAGCTTTATTTTTACTGAATTTTGCTTTTCAATAGGCTGAGTTCTTCTATACCAAATGAACAATCATCAATTCATGCTGGTTGGTGccctttaaattatttaagagAGTGGAGCTGGAAATTGGAAAATAATTAAGGTTAAGAAATAGGCCAAAATGAAGAACCTTTACATTCTCTGATTTTGTTCCTCTCCTCTCCCAATAGGCTGTTGATGCAGATTCTATTTCAGAACTAAGGAGTGAATTAGGACACCAATTGGCTACCAAGAGtcaatattcaaatttaaggTAAGCCAACTGTTCTGCTTATATGATCTTACCTGCGCTTAAACTTACATTATGATGGTATCTACATTGGTCATTGTTCCTTCACCTTTACTTCTGGAATGTCttgtttcctttcttctttttgttatcTCTGGCTGTGTTCTCTATTGATTTTGTCGTATGAAGGCTTCAAGTCTCACTCATAAAACATGTAATGGCCTTAAGTTCTTGTTTTTAATGACAGGGAGGTTTAAACAAACAGCCTATCGACCCATCTTCTAAGACTAAAGATAaatgttttcaatttctccTCAATTTAAAAGACAACTTTTGCAGTTTATTTCCTTTCACTTTGAATTCTTGCAGAGGCATTGGGGCTGTTGTATACCGAGTCCCGGCACTTGGGAATGACCAGATGTTGAAAATAAGTCTCAGAAGTGTTCGTGACGAGGACACAACTCGTATCTCACAGGTTGAATGCTTCGTCTTATCTATAGAAATCAAACATTTATCCAATGAGCTAATAATGGTGATGATTGTTGAGATCTCAACCTCTATGCTTCCAGGAATTCGGAGGTGGGGGCCATAAAAATGCGAGCTCCTTCATGTTAAGCTCAACAGAATTCCAGAAGTGGAAGATTTGAATGATGCACACAAGTATCTGCAGTCGTGAAGTAACTTAATGGGACTGATTTCATCTTTTCATTCAAGGTAATGTTATAGCCATGTGACATAGCAGCAGCCAGCATCTGTGAAGATTGCTCATTATAACCCTTCCCTCATCTCAAAGATTTCATCCGGGCGGGATATGAAATAATGTTAATTTCTGAATTTATACGTGGAATGAATAAGTTGTTCTAAATTATACCTACACGGACCAATCTCGGCAGCGTTCGAGATGGCTCGACTGTGAGGCAATCTTGTGAAACTGGACTATGGTTTCCTGTGAACTGCTTGTAGATAATATGGATAgctttataaaattgaaaaaaag
This genomic interval from Cucurbita pepo subsp. pepo cultivar mu-cu-16 chromosome LG20, ASM280686v2, whole genome shotgun sequence contains the following:
- the LOC111782904 gene encoding uncharacterized protein LOC111782904, whose translation is MNSVNTKSTAVLYHYPCPDGAFAALAAHLYFSAASLPPLFFPNTVYNPLRTDQLPLHQIDDVYLLDFVGPFGFVEDLSSKVNRVVILDHHKTALEKLSDESSFGENVTKVIDIQRSGATIAFDYFKQKLIQDAHGNFDVGSSHYKVLDEFERMRRLYEYIEDGDLWKWSLPNSKALSSGFKDLNIEYDTLLNPNLFDQLLSLDMETMISRGIASLAHKQKLIEDALNQSYSITLGGGAFGRCLAVDADSISELRSELGHQLATKSQYSNLRGIGAVVYRVPALGNDQMLKISLRSVRDEDTTRISQEFGGGGHKNASSFMLSSTEFQKWKI